A single region of the Cereibacter sphaeroides 2.4.1 genome encodes:
- a CDS encoding lytic murein transglycosylase → MISSLRPASLALVAGLLAGPVAAAPCSDTGANYESWKPQMAQEAAAVGVGQRGIAALMGTSYSSRTIAADRNQKSFKYSLDKFMQVRGSETIVKQGRARKAKSPDLYAALERRYGVPAGVLLAIHGMETGFGNFMGDTNVVSAIATLAYDCRRSDFFTPHLLAALVLVDRGSISTASVGAKHGEIGHTQFLPGNALTYGVDGNGDGRVDLTNLTDALASTANFLAAKGWQPGLGYQPGEPNFAVIREWNAASVYQQAIAIMGQRIDR, encoded by the coding sequence ATGATTTCCAGCCTCCGCCCCGCTTCCCTCGCCCTTGTGGCCGGCCTTCTGGCAGGGCCGGTGGCGGCTGCGCCCTGCAGCGATACCGGCGCGAACTACGAGAGCTGGAAGCCGCAGATGGCGCAGGAGGCCGCGGCGGTGGGCGTGGGCCAGCGCGGGATCGCGGCGCTGATGGGCACGTCCTATTCCTCGCGCACCATCGCGGCGGACCGCAACCAGAAGAGCTTCAAATACAGCCTCGACAAGTTCATGCAGGTGCGCGGCTCCGAGACGATCGTGAAGCAGGGCCGCGCGCGCAAGGCCAAGTCGCCCGACCTCTATGCCGCGCTGGAGCGTCGCTACGGCGTGCCCGCGGGCGTGCTCCTCGCGATTCACGGCATGGAGACGGGCTTCGGCAACTTCATGGGCGACACGAACGTGGTCTCGGCCATCGCGACGCTGGCCTATGACTGCCGCCGCAGCGATTTCTTCACGCCCCATCTGCTGGCGGCGCTGGTGCTCGTCGATCGTGGCTCGATCAGCACCGCGTCGGTGGGTGCCAAGCACGGCGAGATCGGCCACACCCAGTTCCTGCCCGGCAATGCGCTGACCTATGGCGTGGACGGCAACGGCGACGGGCGGGTGGATCTGACGAACCTCACCGATGCGCTGGCCTCGACCGCGAACTTCCTCGCCGCGAAGGGCTGGCAGCCGGGCCTCGGCTACCAGCCGGGCGAGCCCAATTTCGCGGTCATCCGCGAGTGGAATGCGGCCTCGGTCTATCAGCAGGCCATCGCCATCATGGGTCAGCGCATCGACCGGTGA
- a CDS encoding SDR family NAD(P)-dependent oxidoreductase: MSDFLQGLFSLTGRRAMVTGASRGLGQAIALGLAEAGADLVLTARAAGALEETAARIRALGREALCLALDQSDPASVAAPMEAAGRIDILVNNAGTEEVCPSEAVTPELWDRILDTNLRGAFFVTQAAARGMLARGQGSIVNLCSLTSFVGVPTAVPYGSSKSGLLGMTRALAAEWAPRGVRVNAIAPGYFRTALTEVFYQNEDWAQAMQARIPQGRFGEGRDLVGAAVFLASDASAYVTGQCLGVDGGYLGSI, from the coding sequence ATGAGCGACTTCCTTCAGGGCCTCTTCAGCCTCACGGGCCGGCGCGCCATGGTGACGGGCGCGAGCCGCGGGCTCGGGCAGGCCATCGCTCTGGGCCTCGCCGAGGCGGGGGCCGATCTCGTGCTGACCGCCCGCGCGGCAGGCGCGCTCGAGGAGACGGCGGCCCGCATCCGGGCGCTGGGGCGCGAGGCGCTCTGCCTCGCGCTCGACCAGTCCGACCCGGCCTCGGTCGCAGCCCCGATGGAGGCCGCCGGGCGGATCGACATCCTCGTGAACAATGCTGGCACCGAGGAGGTCTGCCCGTCCGAGGCGGTCACGCCCGAGCTCTGGGACCGGATCCTCGACACGAACCTCCGCGGCGCCTTCTTCGTCACGCAAGCGGCGGCGCGTGGGATGCTGGCCCGCGGACAGGGGTCGATCGTCAACCTCTGCTCGCTCACCTCCTTCGTAGGCGTGCCCACGGCCGTGCCCTACGGCTCGTCGAAGAGCGGGCTTCTGGGCATGACGCGGGCGCTGGCGGCCGAATGGGCCCCGCGCGGGGTGCGGGTCAATGCCATCGCGCCCGGCTACTTCCGCACCGCCCTGACCGAGGTTTTCTATCAGAATGAGGATTGGGCGCAGGCGATGCAGGCCAGGATCCCGCAGGGCCGCTTCGGGGAGGGCCGCGATCTGGTGGGCGCTGCCGTCTTTCTGGCCTCGGATGCCTCGGCTTACGTCACCGGCCAGTGTCTCGGCGTCGATGGCGGCTATCTCGGCTCGATCTGA
- a CDS encoding phosphatase PAP2 family protein translates to MLASLAALDLHISLFVNSAMGSLPTFDQLLHIVERNSLFKGVFSMMLFWGLWFAASRDVARTHARLLATLVVAVLAVAVGRTLAMVLPYRPRPIHDPDLGFLLHSGLSHETLDGWSSMPSDHAVLYFALATGIFLAHRAVGVVALLHAIFIICLPRIYFGLHYTGDIVAGTIIGIAMAVVLVPVLARQFQRLDLPGYAASHGALFYPAVFFVTWQVALMFGPVRDLLRDLAAALA, encoded by the coding sequence TTGCTCGCATCCCTTGCCGCGCTCGACCTTCACATTTCCCTGTTCGTGAACAGCGCCATGGGCAGCCTGCCGACCTTCGACCAGCTCCTGCACATCGTCGAGCGCAACAGCCTGTTCAAGGGCGTCTTCTCGATGATGCTCTTCTGGGGCCTCTGGTTCGCGGCAAGCCGCGATGTCGCCCGCACCCACGCCCGCCTGCTGGCCACGCTCGTGGTGGCCGTGCTGGCCGTGGCGGTCGGGCGCACGCTCGCGATGGTCCTGCCCTACCGGCCGCGGCCGATCCACGACCCGGATCTGGGGTTCCTGCTGCACAGCGGCCTCAGCCACGAGACGCTCGACGGCTGGAGCTCGATGCCGAGCGACCATGCCGTGCTCTATTTCGCGCTGGCGACGGGGATCTTCCTGGCCCACCGGGCGGTGGGCGTGGTGGCGCTCCTCCATGCGATCTTCATCATCTGCCTGCCGCGGATCTACTTCGGTCTGCATTATACCGGGGACATCGTGGCGGGGACGATCATCGGCATCGCCATGGCCGTGGTGCTGGTGCCCGTCCTCGCCCGGCAGTTCCAGCGGCTCGACCTGCCCGGCTATGCCGCAAGCCACGGCGCGCTGTTCTATCCGGCGGTCTTCTTCGTCACCTGGCAGGTGGCGCTGATGTTCGGCCCGGTGCGCGACCTGCTGCGCGACCTCGCCGCCGCCCTCGCCTGA